In Methermicoccus shengliensis DSM 18856, a single genomic region encodes these proteins:
- a CDS encoding phosphopantetheine adenylyltransferase gives MARVAVGGTFSPLHRGHKALLKRAFSLGNTTIGLTSQQMAEKRSRYVEPYEIRKERLLQWAKSCCGVHPEVIMLNDPFGSTLDEDFDYIVVSPETHEVALRINEEREKRGKSPIEVVLVPFVLAEDGVPISSSRIARGEIDEEGRLLRPPKSI, from the coding sequence ATGGCAAGAGTGGCGGTGGGTGGCACGTTCTCCCCACTTCACAGGGGACACAAGGCATTGCTCAAAAGGGCGTTCTCGCTTGGCAACACCACCATAGGGCTCACGAGTCAGCAAATGGCCGAAAAGAGGTCAAGATATGTGGAGCCCTATGAAATCAGAAAGGAGAGGTTGCTCCAGTGGGCTAAATCGTGCTGTGGTGTGCATCCAGAGGTCATCATGCTGAATGACCCATTTGGCAGCACGCTCGATGAGGACTTCGACTACATCGTGGTATCACCAGAGACCCACGAGGTGGCGCTGCGCATCAACGAGGAGAGGGAGAAGAGGGGGAAAAGCCCAATCGAGGTCGTGCTCGTGCCATTTGTGCTCGCAGAGGATGGGGTTCCCATCTCATCCTCCCGCATAGCCAGAGGAGAGATCGACGAGGAAGGCAGGCTGCTGCGCCCACCCAAAAGCATTTAA